In Bacilli bacterium, a single window of DNA contains:
- a CDS encoding YebC/PmpR family DNA-binding transcriptional regulator has translation MGRKWNNIKEKKAAKDQNTSRIYAKFGIEIYVAAKKGDPNPEANQALRFVLERAKTYNVPKAIIDRALEKAKGSGEENYENLRYEGFGPNGSMIIIDALTNNVNRTVADIRSVFNKNGGNLGVSGSVSYMFEETAVIGLEGKTADEVLEILMEADVDVRDIVEEDEAVIIYAAPDQFHLVQTALRNAGIADFTVAEISMLPQNYVTLPEDVVPQFEKLIDALEDLEDVQQVYHNVDFGE, from the coding sequence ATGGGACGCAAATGGAACAATATTAAAGAGAAAAAAGCGGCGAAAGACCAAAATACAAGCCGGATTTACGCCAAATTCGGCATTGAAATATATGTGGCCGCCAAAAAGGGCGACCCGAATCCGGAAGCAAATCAGGCGCTGCGTTTCGTATTGGAGCGCGCCAAAACATACAATGTGCCGAAAGCCATCATTGACCGCGCGCTGGAAAAAGCAAAAGGCAGCGGCGAGGAAAACTATGAAAATTTGCGCTATGAGGGATTTGGCCCGAATGGATCGATGATCATCATCGACGCGTTGACGAATAACGTGAACCGCACGGTGGCGGACATTCGTTCCGTTTTTAATAAAAACGGCGGGAATCTGGGAGTGAGCGGGTCTGTCTCCTATATGTTCGAGGAAACGGCCGTAATCGGCCTGGAAGGCAAAACGGCGGACGAAGTGCTGGAAATACTGATGGAAGCGGATGTGGACGTACGCGACATTGTGGAGGAAGACGAGGCCGTGATCATTTATGCCGCTCCCGACCAATTCCATCTGGTGCAGACAGCGCTTAGAAACGCTGGCATAGCCGACTTTACCGTTGCGGAAATTTCGATGCTGCCGCAAAACTACGTCACGCTGCCGGAAGACGTTGTACCGCAATTTGAAAAGCTGATCGACGCGTTGGAAGACTTGGAAGATGTGCAGCAAGTTTACCATAATGTCGACTTCGGAGAATAA